The following are encoded in a window of Gossypium raimondii isolate GPD5lz chromosome 13, ASM2569854v1, whole genome shotgun sequence genomic DNA:
- the LOC105783492 gene encoding probable aldo-keto reductase 1 gives MAQPDYLLQIPTVKLGTQGLEVSKLGFGCMGLTGIYNSPLSEDEIISIINHAFAKGITFFDTADVYGAHTNEVLVGKALKQLPREKIQLATKFGIAGMAPTGMIVKGSPEYVRSCCEASLKRLDVDYIDLYYQHRVDTSVPIEETMGELKKLVEEGKVKYIGLSESSPDTIRRAHAVHPITAVQMEWSLWTRDIEDEIVPLCRDLGIGIVPYSPLGRGFFGGRAVVDSLSAGTFLASHPRFQGDNLEKNKNIYIRIEDQAKKRQCTPAQLALAWVLQQGDDVVPIPGTTKIKNLDQNIDTLRVKLTASDLKEIRDAVPIEEVAGDRNYDSMKKASWKFADTPAKDVGVSIE, from the exons ATGGCGCAACCAGATTACTTGTTACAAATCCCCACAGTCAAACTGGGCACCCAAGGACTTGAG GTTTCCAAGTTGGGTTTTGGATGCATGGGATTAACTGGAATCTACAACTCACCTCTCTCTGAGGATGAAATCATATCAATCATTAATCACGCCTTTGCTAAAGGAATCACTTTCTTTGACACGGCTGATGTTTACGGAGCGCATACCAATGAAGTTTTGGTTGGCAAG GCCTTGAAACAATTACCAAGAGAAAAAATTCAACTAGCCACCAAGTTCGGTATTGCAGGGATGGCACCTACTGGTATGATCGTGAAAGGTAGTCCCGAGTATGTCCGGTCGTGCTGCGAGGCGAGCTTGAAGCGTCTCGATGTCGATTACATCGATCTCTATTATCAGCATCGGGTGGACACGTCGGTACCTATAGAAGAAACC ATGGGTGAACTTAAGAAACTGGTTGAAGAGGGAAAAGTCAAATACATCGGATTATCTGAATCCAGTCCCGATACAATACGGAGAGCACATGCTGTTCATCCGATCACAGCAGTCCAAATGGAGTGGTCGCTCTGGACTCGTGATATTGAGGATGAGATTGTTCCTCTTTGCAG GGATCTTGGTATTGGAATAGTTCCTTATAGCCCCCTTGGTCGAGGATTCTTCGGTGGTAGAGCAGTAGTGGACAGTTTATCTGCAGGAACTTTCTTG GCTTCACATCCCCGGTTTCAAGGAGACAACTTGGAGAAGAACAAGAACATTTACATTCGAATCGAAGATCAGGCAAAGAAGCGTCAATGCACTCCAGCTCAACTGGCACTAGCATGGGTTCTCCAGCAAGGGGACGATGTTGTACCGATTCCTG GAACAACAAAGATTAAGAACCTTGATCAGAATATTGACACGTTGAGAGTGAAACTCACTGCCAGTGACTTGAAAGAAATCAGAGATGCTGTCCCGATTGAAGAGGTCGCAGGCGATCGGAACTACGATAGCATGAAGAAAGCTTCATGGAAATTTGCAGACACACCTGCAAAAGATGTTGGGGTTTCAATTGAATAA